Within the Telopea speciosissima isolate NSW1024214 ecotype Mountain lineage chromosome 4, Tspe_v1, whole genome shotgun sequence genome, the region AAATCAAAGGCCAAAATAATTCTAAACTACGATATTGAATGGCATGCTTCTAGTTAAAATATTTTAGAAGCAATTGATGGTCTTATCTTAGATCAGGCTATACCATCGTGTTTGCCATGATTTAAATTGCTAGATGAACAACCATGATCCAAATTCAacagtttatatatatattaaaccaTGATGGTTGAATAATGATCTTCCAATTAGAATCTTTCATAAGCTTTTGATGGTTTAATCTTAAACCAGATTAAACCATCAATCTTGCCATATTTAAAAATGCTAAAACATGATGGTTGAATTGTATCCTTTCAGTTGGTATTATTCAAAAGATGTAGAACAATATTGGTAGTTTGGTCTTTCTTCATCAGTTTAGAGTAACACCATTTGTGCTCAAGCACCCCAAATGTCAAGTGTTCAAAGTTAACCCCTCGAAACCCCTAACATTAGCAACCTCAGGTGtaatttccttctctttttttttcttttaatacaGTAGTTCAATGGTAGTATGCTCTGGCATTCAGTTACTATTTAGTGCACAGAAAACTGGACTTGAGCATGCTGCGACTTCCAAATGAGCATCCTACTGTGTGTGTTATCAATTTGCAATATGCATGTTTGGTCAGTCCTAACCTTTGAGTTCCTAGTACAGAAGCTGATCTAATGTTAGGATTCTAAAAATCCGACCCTTGCTCCTAAGCCATAAAAACATTTAATATGATTGTCAAATCCCTACAATACCATCCTGAGTCACTCTAAATTATCAAAACTCTGAGGTGCATATGGAGCTCAAAATTTACTGATCCTAAGAAAATATTTGGGACTGTTCCTCgcccctccccctctttccccccccccccccaacccaccaaaaaaagggagggaggggcaagagaaaagaagaagaagagaactggactacttttaatttttatcagAAAGATCATCCCATTCATTGACAGACACAAAACACAGAGAGAAAGGTAAAGATGacaaaagaagatggaagcACACAAGATTTGGCAGTTTGGACGATAATAATAAATCGGCATACCTATGTTCATTGCTGGCGGGACTGcaaattgaagatgaagaataaACATATACAATGGATCTGGGTGCACCAGGCCAAAATGTAATGCTCCCTTAATAATGAAGATACCCAACACTGGGAGTATAATATAACGAACTACAATGATCCCAACGATAAGGGATGCATGAATATCTGACCCCTTTAAACCTGAATGACAGTGTAAGTGTCAGAAAATATCTTACTTTAAAAGAGTTGGAAAAAGATTCACCAAGAACCTGTCTCCCTTAATATCCACGGAAAGTTCAATATCAAAATCAGTTATTACCTCTAAGAAGGTTTGCTCCCATTATCAAGATGATAGCTGGGATGGCTCCCTCACTGCAAACCGAAATGAGAGTGAAATGAATAACAATGATTTCTGACTTATCAGGTGCACAAATATTTGTGTCATCCAAGTTATGACAAAACATGGAATTAGATTGGTATGAGCAATGAAGACAAGTGGTCTATTGTActtcatttttaattttatttttttgtgtgtgtgggagagggggggggggggaagggggattCTTTAGAGTTATGTCGATTGCAAATTTAAACTGAACAGATATGATCTTAGAGCTTAACCATGAGTAATCTAAAGCTGAAGAAAAGTATATATGAGGATCTAAGTCCTGAGTATTCAGTAGGCTGTATACCCAAGCAAAGAGGCTGAATCTTCAATGACACGAAGAGGAGCACCTTCACCAATCATTAGCCATCGGATTTGAGGGACTACTCCGATAACAAACCCAACAATCTACaaagaataaataaagaagTTCAGTCATTGGAACATTCATGAAGATGTTTTCACTTgcattttctttaatttatgaTGAAATCTTGTTTAAAAAGGAACTCTACATAAACCAGAGTAAgcagaagagaatagaaaaggagGAATCTAAAATAAGTCTGAAGTCAAAAgtatttttattcaaaagatAAAGCCAACAAGTTACTGAATAAAAATGTTAAGCATGATAAGCATACCGCTGCAATGGTAGAAGGTGCCAATAATGTCTTCAAGTCGATCTTTTCAGAAAGCATCTTTAAATATTGTCTAAACTTAACTGAAATTGGAACCTGTCATAAAacatggaaaaaaaatgcaattcaATTATCTCTCCCAACCTCGTCATGATTGATCATGTAATATTGAAAAATAGAGTGGAAACGTgcatatttattttaattatatttgCATTTATCCAATCATGAACAACCCAAATCGAACTTCCCGTTTCAATATTCTCTCCAAGAAATGGGTTAGAGTGATGCTTGACTGGGTTTTCAGTGGAATGTAACATTAGCCTTTCCAGAGTCCAGAATTCCATGTTTTCTAAATCTAGTGTTCATCAGAATCATGAGTAGAATGATCGGAAACATAGAAGGATGAGTTCTGTTAATAATATAGTATGGATCAAGCAAATATCTTTATTATCAATGGGAAGACTGAAGACCCCATTGAAAAGTTGTTTAGATTTGGTAATTTCTTACTTAAAATTTCTTACCAAAATTAGAAGTTGACTTCTGAAACAGTAAATTTTAAGGATATCTGATTCTGAGTTCTGACTTCCATTTTCTTTATAACATTTCCTATTCATTTACCAGGTGACTGCTCTTGTTTCAGCCATGCAGAAGGATGATGAGGTTGATTGTGGCCATCTATCAGGTAGGGGACGCTATTGATTGATCACATGTTTGGTTTACCGTCCTCAGATACACGGCCTATCATTTatcatatttttccttaatacCAGCCATTAAATGTCAAACTTTAAGTTCAAATGTGTCCAAAGAATAAGGTACTGTTTTAACAAATGACATTGCACTAATGGCTGACAGTAAGCatagggagagggtttcatGGCTAATATACGAAATACATGTTGAATGGCAACTAAGTGGAAATATGTCAGACCCATTGGTCACCTTAGATTGCTCGGGGATGCAAACCTATCACCCAAGTACATAggtaaacaaaaaaagtaaTTTACAGTTGCCACACATTTTGAAACCTCCTTGATAATGAGAAGGATCAATCTAGATTGATCCTTCTTGCTACCACCATCCTCCCAAGGCAGGATGCTCCTCGAGTCAACATGGACACAAACATCAACggaggaaaggaaagaagaaaagggaaaaaaaaaaagaagggggagagggagggaaagGGGAATTCATTGTAATAATGGTAAAGCAGGAAATAACCTGTAATCTTGCATCCAATGAAGTGCATGGAAGTGTAAAATGGTCCGCATGGTTCTCCAAGACTGGTAAATCCTTTGACAGTAGTGGTTCTGTGCAACTCCCATTGAGTACCTTTGAAGTTTCTTCTATAGATTTACTTGTAGAGTCATCAATCCCTTCAATGTCCTTACTTGAATATACCCGCACAATATTGTACACATACGACCACAAATAAATGGCCCCAATCTGAATTATCACAAGAAGAACCAAAACAAAGGCTGAAATAAGTTTGCCTAGAGTCAATGGCTGCAAGAATACTAAAAACTTAGTTCCCAGAAGAAGCACACAAGTTTAGTTATTGTTCCATATgatttataaatattttatgtacatTCTGCTATGGATCTATATGTATATGTGCATTGGTGGGTATGTAGAAAGAGGAGAAAGtaa harbors:
- the LOC122657886 gene encoding protein PIN-LIKES 3-like; translation: MGIVDLFITASIPVLKVLLVTALGSFLALDHINIMGNDARKHMNRVAFFVFFPALVASNLAQTITYESMVKLWFLPMNIFMTYLIGSVLGWLLLKISRPPSHLRGLIFGCCAAGNMGPMLIIIVPAVCREKGSPFGAPDVCSTYGLSYASISMAIGAIYLWSYVYNIVRVYSSKDIEGIDDSTSKSIEETSKVLNGSCTEPLLSKDLPVLENHADHFTLPCTSLDARLQVPISVKFRQYLKMLSEKIDLKTLLAPSTIAAIVGFVIGVVPQIRWLMIGEGAPLRVIEDSASLLGEGAIPAIILIMGANLLRGLKGSDIHASLIVGIIVVRYIILPVLGIFIIKGALHFGLVHPDPLYMFILHLQFAVPPAMNIGTITQLFGSGERECSVILLWAYGLASVSLTLWSTYFMWLAA